In Penicillium oxalicum strain HP7-1 chromosome I, whole genome shotgun sequence, a single window of DNA contains:
- a CDS encoding Pre-mRNA-processing protein, which translates to MTSLASGLFKSLPKPKYTGEEEDLPQHAQPRGPRIVGAGQLDETQVVLRKVGPPPYGNRTGWRPRAPEDFGDGGAFPEILVAQYPLDMGRKGTSSTSNALAVQVDAEGKVKYDAIARRGHGDNRIVHASFKDLIPLRQRVDMGEISLDRPSEEEVEAQMEKTKAALASLVEGAVQSQKPKNVRGGRRAEPTFVRYTPANQMGDNSKKNDRIMKIVERQQDPMEPPKFKHKKIPRGPPSPPPPVMHSPPRKLTAEDQEAWKIPPPVSNWKNPKGYTVPLDKRLAADGRGLQDVAINDKFAQFAEALFTADRHAREEVQLRAQMQQKLAEKEKAQKEEHLRQLAQKAREARAGLSRRDSGARSPSRSASRSVSPYSSRSGSPSDDEEARERERQRRERRQENERKLRQSRMGTERRIQAMAREQNRDISEKVALGLAKPTQSSESMWDSRLFNQTSGMSTGFNEDNPYDKPLFAAQDAINSIYRPRAQLDADDDEGGDAEMGKIQKSNRFEVLGRAKEGFKGAADAEERQGPVQFEKDTADPFGIDSMIADVTSGQKRYGIQEAESQDRGSKRARVEED; encoded by the exons ATGACCTCACTTGCGTCGGGGCTTTTCAAGTCTCTCCCAAAGCCAAAATACacgggcgaggaggaggatttgCCACAGCATGCGCAACCTCGAGGTCCGCGTATCGTGGGCGCTGGTCAGCTGGATGAAACACAGGTTGTCTTGAGG AAAGTCGGACCTCCCCCCTACGGAAACCGAACAGGATGGCGACCACGCGCCCCCGAAGATTTCGGCGACGGCGGCGCGTTCCCCGAGATTCTTGTTGCACAGTATCCCCTTGACATGGGCCGAAAAGGAACGTCATCCACTTCGAATGCTCTTGCTGTTCAGGTTGATGCAGAGGGGAAAGTCAAATACGATGCGATTGCGCGCCGTGGCCATGGCGACAACCGAATCGTCCACGCCTCGTTCAAAGATTTGATTCCGCTCCGGCAGCGGGTAGATATGGGTGAAATCTCACTTGACCGGCCATCGGAGGAAGAAGTGGAGGCTCAGAtggagaagaccaaggctgcGCTTGCCAGCCTTGTGGAGGGAGCAGTGCAGTCGCAGAAACCAAAGAACGTCCGAGGAGGTCGACGAGCAGAGCCAACATTTGTGCGATACACGCCGGCGAATCAGATGGGCGATAATTCGAAGAAAAATGATCGTATCATGAAGATTGTCGAGCGCCAGCAAGATCCCATGGAGCCACCAAAGTTCAAGCACAAGAAGATTCCCCGAGGGCCTCCATCGCCTCCGCCTCCCGTGATGCACTCACCACCGCGAAAGCTCACTgctgaagatcaagaagcgTGGAAGATTCCTCCACCGGTATCAAATTGGAAGAATCCCAAGGGTTACACGGTGCCATTGGATAAGCGATTGGCCGCGGACGGCCGAGGATTACAGGATGTTGCGATTAATGACAAATTTGCTCAATTTGCCGAAGCTCTGTTCACGGCCGACCGGCACGCTCGTGAGGAAGTGCAGCTCCGCGCTCAGATGCAGCAAAAGCTCGCCGAAAAGGAGAAGGCTCAAAAGGAGGAGCATCTTCGCCAGCTCGCCCAAAAGGCTCGCGAGGCTCGTGCTGGTCTCAGTCGTCGTGACTCTGGGGCCCGTTCTCCATCTCGCAGTGCCAGCCGCAGTGTTTCACCATACTCGTCAAGATCTGGGAGCCCGAGTGACGACGAAGAAGCTCGGGAACGTGAGCGACAGCGACGCGAGCGACGGCAGGAAAATGAGCGGAAGCTGCGACAGTCTCGCATGGGCACCGAGCGTCGTATCCAGGCCATGGCTCGGGAACAGAACCGTGATATCTCAGAGAAAGTGGCTCTGGGCCTGGCCAAGCCCACTCAGAGTTCTGAATCGATGTGGGACTCTCGTCTGTTTAACCAGACGAGTGGCATGAGCACTGGATTCAATGAGGATAACCCATACGACAAGCCGCTGTTTGCCGCGCAGGACGCCATTAACAGCATTTACCGGCCTCGTGCTCAGCTAGacgccgatgatgatgagggcGGTGACGCCGAGATGGGCAAGATCCAAAAGTCTAACCGCTTCGAGGTTCTCGGACGCGCGAAGGAAGGGTTCAAGGGTGCCGCGGATGCCGAG GAGCGCCAAGGGCCCGTTCAATTTGAAAAGGACACAGCAGATCCTTTTGGCATTGACAGCATGATTGCCGACGTGACCTCGGGCCAAAAGCGCTACGGCATTCAGGAGGCCGAGAGTCAGGATCGCGGCTCTAAGCGGGCTCGCGTTGAAGAGGACTGA